Below is a genomic region from Methanofollis sp. UBA420.
GACTGTTTGGGGAAGGCAGCGAATCTGCGGATTCCTCCGGCGGGCAAAGCCCCCTCATCTCTCGAAGATCTTCAATCTTCTCAAGCTCGCTATCGCTCGCACCCCGCCATTGGGATAGAGGTGAGACGGCAATCTCTCTTCTCAGGATATCTTGTTCGCTCTTCCCTCTTCTTATCCTGATTTTGAGTGACGACCGAAGGGGGCCGGCATACATTGAACTCGCGTCTCAGACCGTCCGTATCGTCACGGTGAAGGTCTTTTCTGCCGCGGCGTCGGGCGCCCCTGTCCTCACCCACAGGGCTCTGAAGGTGTACGTCCCCGGCCCGAGCGGTTCCACAGTCCATTCCTGTGTCCCCGGCGCCGTCTGCTCGTCGGTGACGACAAGACCGGTGCTGAGGTCTGTCCTCCATTCGTACCTGTCAAGTGTGTCGTACGGAAGGGTGACGATCACACGGCCCCCCTGGTTGACACTGACCGTCGTCCCATTCTCCTCCTCCCCGACCCGGACCGTGTCCGGGGCGCCGGTGCAGCCCGCTATGCAGACGGCAAGGACAAGGAGACCGATGGCGATCCAGATCTTCATCGGGCGGCATCTGCCTGCCCGGGACATAAGCCTTCCGGCGCCGGGATAGGTTTTTGCCCCCTGTACACAAACCAGACCTGTATGTGCCGCGCCGTCCGAATAGGGTGGCTGCGGAAAGCTCCGGCCCCTCCTCTTTCGGTGCGCCGGAGACACAGACAAAAGGTCGGAATCGTGATGGAATACCGTTTTGCAGACCGGATGTATCATGAACCGGAATCGTTTATCGAAGAACTCTTCCGGGTCTCGGGCGTTCCCGGCGTCATCTCCTTTGCCGGCGGGTTGCCCGACCCCTCTCTCATCGACGTGGAGGGGATCGGAAAAGCCGCTTCCGCGGTGATGGAGGAGGAGGGAGCGTGCGCCCTCCAGTACTCGACGACAGACGGCTACCTCCCGCTGCGCGAGTTCATCGCCGCGAGGTACAGAAAGCGCCTCGGCATCCCGGCAGAGGCGTCGGAGATCCAGATCGTGAACGGTTCGCAGCAGTGCCTCGACCTGATGGCGAAGATCTTCCTCAACCCGGGCGACGCCGTCGGCGTGGAGGGGCCGGGGTACCTCGGCGCCATCGAAGCCTTCTCCCTCTACGAACCCGCGATCCATGCCGTCCCCCTCGAAGAGGACGGCCCTGACCTCGACGCCTTCGAGGCGCTCGTCAGGGAACACGCCCCCAAGTACTTCTACGGCATCCCGAACTCCCAGAACCCGTCCGGCCTTACCTACTCGCAGGAGAAGAGGAAGGCGATCGCCGATATCCTCGAAGGGACGGGCACGGTCTTCTACGAGGACGACGCCTTCGGCGAACTCTTCTTCGACAAACACCCGCGCCTCCCGGTAAAGAGGTACCTCCCTGACGGTGCGGTGCTCTCCGGTTCGTTCTCGAAGACCGTCTCGCCGGGCATGCGGATAGGGTGGATCCTCGCCCCGGCACCTGTCCTGAAACAGTTCAATGTGGCGAAGCAGGCAGCCGACCTTCACTCCAACGTCCTCTGCCAGATGATCCTCCACCGGTACCTGACAGAGACCGACCTCGACGCCCATGTTGGTCGGATCTCCGCGGTGTACGGCAGGCGCTGCCGTCTCATGTGCGACCTCCTCGACGACGGGTTCCCGGCCGGGGTCACCCACACCATGCCGCAGGGCGGGATGTTCCTGCTCGTTTCCCTCCCTGACGGCGTCTCCGCGATGGATGTCTTCCATGAAGGAGTGAAGAAAGGCGTCG
It encodes:
- a CDS encoding PLP-dependent aminotransferase family protein → MEYRFADRMYHEPESFIEELFRVSGVPGVISFAGGLPDPSLIDVEGIGKAASAVMEEEGACALQYSTTDGYLPLREFIAARYRKRLGIPAEASEIQIVNGSQQCLDLMAKIFLNPGDAVGVEGPGYLGAIEAFSLYEPAIHAVPLEEDGPDLDAFEALVREHAPKYFYGIPNSQNPSGLTYSQEKRKAIADILEGTGTVFYEDDAFGELFFDKHPRLPVKRYLPDGAVLSGSFSKTVSPGMRIGWILAPAPVLKQFNVAKQAADLHSNVLCQMILHRYLTETDLDAHVGRISAVYGRRCRLMCDLLDDGFPAGVTHTMPQGGMFLLVSLPDGVSAMDVFHEGVKKGVAVLPGVPFYANGGGEHTIRLNFSCADEESITEGMARLKGVIASCV
- a CDS encoding protease inhibitor I42 family protein encodes the protein MKIWIAIGLLVLAVCIAGCTGAPDTVRVGEEENGTTVSVNQGGRVIVTLPYDTLDRYEWRTDLSTGLVVTDEQTAPGTQEWTVEPLGPGTYTFRALWVRTGAPDAAAEKTFTVTIRTV